A stretch of the Chelonoidis abingdonii isolate Lonesome George chromosome 11, CheloAbing_2.0, whole genome shotgun sequence genome encodes the following:
- the GPX4 gene encoding phospholipid hydroperoxide glutathione peroxidase GPX4, protein MNWGRLGRRVLLCGALGARGLSRSMCAQADDWRAAKSIYEFHAKDIDGHDVSLEKYKGYVCIITNVASKUGKTNVNYTQLVDMYARYAERGLRILGFPCNQFGNQEPGDESQIKQFVASYGVKFDMFSKIEVNGDNAHPLWKWMKDQPKGRGTLGNAIKWNFTKFLINKEGQVVKRYSPMDDPYVIEKDLPAFL, encoded by the exons ATGAATTGGGGCCGCCTGGGCAGACGGGTGCTGCTGTGCGGGGCGCTGGGCGCACGGGGCCTGAGCCGGAGCATG TGCGCGCAGGCGGATGACTGGCGAGCTGCCAAATCCATATATGAATTCCACGCCAAAGACATTGATGGCCACGATGTTTCCCTGGAAAAGTACAA GGGGTATGTCTGCATCATCACCAATGTAGCATCCAAATGAGGAAAAACTAACGTAAACTACACTCAGCTTGTCGATATGTACGCCAGATATGCTGAGAGGGGTTTACGCATCCTGGGCTTCCCCTGCAACCAGTTTGGAAACCAG GAGCCTGGGGATGAGTCTCAGATCAAACAATTTGTTGCAAGCTATGGGGTGAAGTTTGACATGTTTAGCAAGATAGAGGTCAACGGGGACAACGCCCATCCTCTCTGGAAATGGATGAAAGATCAACCCAAAGGAAGAGGCACCCTGGGAAA TGCAATAAAATGGAACTTCACAAAG TTCCTCATTAACAAGGAGGGCCAGGTCGTGAAGAGATACAGCCCAATGGATGATCCCTAT GTGATTGAGAAGGACCTGCCTGCTTTCCTGTAG
- the POLR2E gene encoding DNA-directed RNA polymerases I, II, and III subunit RPABC1, with product MDDEEETYRLWKIRKTIMQLCHDRGYLVTQDELDQTLEEFKAQFGDKPSEGRPRRTDLTVLVAHNDDPTDQMFVFFPEEPKVGIKTIKMYCQRMQEENITRALIVVQQGMTPSAKQSLVDMAPKYILEQFLQQELLINITEHELVPEHVVMTKEEVTELLARYKLRENQLPRIQAGDPVARYFGIKRGQVVKIIRPSETAGRYITYRLVQ from the exons ATGGACGACGAGGAGGAGACTTACCGGCTCTGGAAGATCCGCAAGACCATCATGCAG CTGTGCCATGATCGGGGCTATCTGGTGACCCAGGATGAATTGGATCAGACCTTAGAAGAGTTTAAAGCCCAATTTGGCGATAAGCCCAGTGAAGGGAGACCACGGCGGACTGACCTTACAGTGCTGGTGGCCCATAATGATGATCCCACAGATCAGATGTTTGTCTTCTTCCCTG AGGAGCCCAAGGTTGGGATAAAGACGATCAAGATGTACTGCCAGAGAATGCAGGAAGAGAACATCACCAGGGCTCTGATTGTGGTGCAGCAGGGCATGACGCCCTCAGCAAAGCAG TCATTGGTGGACATGGCTCCCAAATACATCCTGGAACAATTCCTGCAGCAAGAGCTGCTGATCAACATCACAGAGCACGAG TTGGTTCCAGAACATGTGGTCATGACGAAGGAAGAAGTAACTGAATTGCTTGCCAGATA TAAACTGAGAGAGAACCAGCTTCCCAGGATACAGGCTGGAGATCCCGTGGCCAGGTACTTCGGAATAAAGCGAGGGCAG GTGGTCAAGATCATAAGACCTAGTGAGACTGCAGGGCGATACATCACCTACCGCCTGGTTCAGTAG